A genome region from Hevea brasiliensis isolate MT/VB/25A 57/8 chromosome 9, ASM3005281v1, whole genome shotgun sequence includes the following:
- the LOC110666938 gene encoding uncharacterized protein LOC110666938, with translation MIHSGVFSYKSILKMDETMKQFQQSLVELETEAEHLLLARHQVVENDKMRNGNREALTALRRRARTTKTSVPSPYQSIMKDIGRSASRPLVKEVCATCGNHDPDERTWMMFQGTDVFASMPFHAAHTILDADQERLDYEAKKLQSYVKEKSFFISEKGALADKICPGVLRSLVTLTDKPK, from the exons ATGATACATTCAGGTGTGTTTTCTTATAAAAGCATCCTAAAGATGGATGAGACTATGAAGCAATTTCAGCAAAGCTTGGTTGAGCTTGAAACCGAAGCTGAGCACCTCCTTTTAGCCCGGCATCAG GTGGTTGAAAATGATAAAATGAGGAATGGGAACAGGGAAGCACTTACGGCGCTGAGGAGGAGAGCTCGGACAACAAAAACTAGTGTTCCTTCACCCTATCAGTCGATCATGAAGGATATTGGGAGGTCTGCATCAAGGCCTTTGGTGAAGGAGGTATGTGCAACATGTGGCAACCATGACCCAGATGAGCGCACATGGATGATGTTCCAAGGAACTGATGTCTTTGCTAGTATGCCATTTCATGCTGCTCACACCATCTTGGATGCAG ATCAAGAACGACTTGACTATGAGGCAAAAAAATTACAAAGCTATGTAAAGGAGAAGTCTTTTTTTATTTCAGAAAAAGGTGCTCTTGCTGACAAGATTTGTCCTGGTGTGCTCAGATCTCTGGTCACCTTAACAGACAAACCTAA ATAA